AGTCGGAGCGCGGAGTACACCGCCTGGTGCGGCGCTCCCCCTTCGACGCCGCGCATCGCCGCCACACCTCGTTCGCGTCGGTGGACGTCATCCCCGAGGTCGAGCCCGAGGAGCAGGTCGAGATCAACCCCGACGACCTGCGCGTTGACACCTACCGCGCCAGCAGCGCCGGCGGGCAGCACGTCAATAAGACCGACTCCGCGGTGCGCATCACCCACTTGCCCACCGGCATCGTCGTGCAGTGCCAGAACGAGCGTTCGCAGCACAAGAATCGCGCGCTGGCGCTGAAGGTGCTCAAGGCGCGCCTGCTCGAGCGCCAGATCCAGGAGCAGGAGCGCAAGCTGGCGGAGATGCGCGGGGTGCCGGCCGATATCGCCTGGGGCAACCAGATTCGCTCCTACGTGCTGCAGCCGTATGTCATGGTTAAGGACCATCGCACCGGGTATGAAACGGGTAATGCAGAGGCGGTGCTGGAGGGTGACATTGATGACGTCATCAGTGCCTATCTGGAGTACAAGGCCGGCGGGCGCAGCCCGCAAGCGGCGCCGGACCCCGGCTAGCGCGATCGCGGCCGTCGTGCTGTGCGCGGCTCAAGCCGCCGCGCTGGCGGCGCCCGGGGGGCGCTTGGCGGTTGCGCTCGACGGTTCGCGCAACGCGCTGGCGGAGACCAATCTCGGCGACCTCGCGGCCGACGCGCTGCGCGCCGCCGCCGATGCTGATTGCGCCCTCATCCAGGCGAGCGCCCTGCAAGCGGCGGCCCTGCCGGCGGGCCCCCTGACGGATGACACGATCCGCTCCGTGTTCGTATTCCCGCAGGACACCGTCACCGTGCTGCAGCTCGACGCGGCTCGCGTCACCGGGGCGCTGGAGCGCTCGCTGAGCATCCTCCCCCTGCCCAACAAGGGCTTCCTGCAAGTCTCCGGGCTGCGCGTGCGTTTCGATCCGGGCCGCGCCCCCGGCGCGCGCGTCCTGAGCGCCAACCTCGCAGCCGCGAACGCCCCGCTCGACAGGGCTAAGGTCTATCGCGTCGCCGTGCCCGAATCCCTGGCCAAGGGTGCGCTCGGTTACTTCCGCGTGTTCAACTCCGCGCCTCGCGAGCGCAGCGACGTCACCCTCGTGCAGGCGCTGGGCCGGTATGCCGGGGCCCAGGGCAAGGTATCGCCGCGGGTCGAGGGGCGATTGCAGGCGGTGCAGTAGCCGCCGCGCGGTGGCCGCTGCCACCCGACAACCCTGCTCCGCCGAAGGAGCTCCGGCTACGAAGGCCGCAAGCGCGGGCCGAGGTCCCGGCTGGAGCAGATCCCCTCCGTTTGCTTGCGACGCGACCCCCCGCGCGCTCGCGGGTGAAGGGCCGAGACGGTCCCTCGTCGAACGTGAGCGCACACCGAGAACGCGCTTGGCCCTGCGCGCGAAAGGATGGTGGGCGATGCTCTGGGCGAAGGGCGGGTACGGCGCCTACCGGCGGCTGTGGTCGGGTGCGGTGGTCGTGCTGCTCGCGTTGATCGGCGCGGGAGCGAGCGCGGCGGCCGCCGCCGCAGAGGCCGCAGCCGGCAGCGCATCGGCGGCGGACCAGCTTGAGGCGGTGCAGGCGGCGATCGCCGCCGTGCGACCCGCGCTGGTGAAGATTGACGTCGTCGCTGCGCAATATGCGGACGGGCGGGAGAAGAAGTCCGAAGGCACGGGCAGCGGCATCATCATCACCCCCGAGGGTCACGTCGTCACCAATCACCACGTCGTCGGCAACGCCAAGCGCATCGTCTGCACCCTCGCTGACCGCCGCGAGATCGAGGCCGAGTTGGTGGGCACCGACCCCCTGTCCGATATCGCGGTCATCAAGCTCAGGCCCGACACTGCGGCCACCTTCGCGACCGCCGTGTTCGGCGACTCCTCGCGCTTGAAGCCCGGCGACCAGGTGCTGGCGATGGGCAGTCCGCTCGCGTTCTCGCAGTCGGTGACGATGGGCATTGTCGCCAACCGCCAACTGGTAATGCCGCGCGATGACTACTGGTCGCGCGTCACCCTCGAGGGGGAGGACGTCGGCTCCATCATCTGCTGGATCGCCCACGACGCCGACATCTATGGCGGCAACTCCGGGGGGCCGCTGGTCAACCTCGAGGGCGAGATCGTCGGCATCAACGAGCTGCGCATGGGGCTCGGCGCCGCTATTCCCTCCAACCTCGCCCGCGAAGTCGCGGCCGAGATCATCGCCCGCGGCGAGGTGACGCGCTCGTGGCTGGGGCTGGAGGTGCAGCCGCGGCTCAAGGGGCAGAGCGCGCAGCCGGGGGTGCTGGTGAGCGGCACCATCCCCGGCTCGCCCGCGGACCAGGGAGGCATGCGGCCCGGCGATCTGCTGGTGCGGCTCGCCGGCGATGACGTCAACGTGCAGTTCCGCGAGGAGCTGGTGGCGTTCAACCGACTGGTCTATGGGCTGCCGGTGGGCGCGCCGGCGGAGGCGGTGATCGTGCGCGACGGCCGGCAGATCACCCTGCGCCTGCGCACCGAGAAGTGGGAGCGAGTCGAGCCCCAGGAGCGCGAATTCAAGCAATGGGGCCTGTGCGCGCGCAACCTGTCGCTGATGGCGGTCAAGGAGATGGTGCTGGAGAGCCGTGACGGGGTGCTGGTGACCAGCGTGCAACCGGGCGGGCCGTGCGACGCGGCGCGCCCCGCGGTCGCGAGCAAGGACGTGGTGGTGCGTGTGGGCGACACGCCGATCAGGAACCTCGACGACCTGGAGCAAGTCACCCGCCGCATCACCGCGAACGCCGAGCGGCCGGTGGCGACGCTGGTCGCCTTCGTGCGCGGCCCGGAGCACTACCTGACGGTGGTGAAGGTGGGCGCGCGACGGCTCGAGGATCCGAGCCGGGAGGTACGCAAGGCGTGGCTGCCGGCGGCGTTCCAGGTGCTGACCCGCGACCTCGCCCAGGCGCTGGGCATTCCGGGGCGCACGGGGGTGCTGGTGACCCAGGTGTACCCCGAGACCACGGCGCAGGCGGCCGGGCTGCAGGCGGGAGACGTCATCGTGGCTCTCAACCGCGAGCGGGTCTCGGCCGCGGAGCCGCAGGATCTGGAGGTGCTGCCGGCCATGGTGCGTCAACTGCCCATCGGCAGCACTGCCGAACTGACCGTCCTGCGCGGCGGGGAGGAGCGCACCATCCCGGTGGAGCTCGTTGCCTCGCCCCCGCTTGCGCGCGAGATGAAGCGCTATCGCGACGACAACTTCGAGTTCACCGTGCGCGATCTCATCTTCTTCGATCGCGCGCAGCAGCGCTGGGCGCAGGACCAGCAGGGAGTGGTGGTGCAGGAAGTAGGGCAAGGGGGGTGGGCGTCGCTGGGGAATCTGATGTCGGGCGATCTGATTGTCGCGGTGGACGGGGCGCCGGTGGCCGACGTGGCGGCGATGGAGGAAGCGATGATCAACATCGCGCGGCGCCGTCCGGAGCACGTGGTGGCGCAGGTGCGCCGTGGCATCCACTATCTGTATGTCGAGATGCGGCCGGCGTGGGGCGGTTCCCGGCCGGCATCCGAGTAGGGCTTCCCGCAGCCAAGCGGGAGCCCCGGAGGTAACGACGATGAGCGACGAGTACCGCGGCGCCGGGCGAGTGGTCGCCTGGGTGGCGCTGCTGGCGTGGGTGCTGCTGGCGTGCCCCGTGCAGGCGGACGACGTGGCGGCACAGGGGCGCCAGGTTGTGGACCGGTGGCAAGGCGCGGTCGTCACCGTGCGCCTGGTGCTCAAGCTGACCATGTCCATGGCCGGCTCCGAGGGGGAGCAAGAGGAGAGCAAGGCCGATGCCACGGGCACGGTGATTGATCCCAGCGGGCTGACCGTGGTATCCCTGTCGGAGCTGGATCCGGCCGCCTCGTATAACCGCATGATGCGGCAGCGGGGCCCCGGGGAGCCGTCCTTCAACGTCGAGAGCCAGATCACCGACGCCAAGCTGCGCCTGGCCGACGGCACCGAGGTGGCGGCCAAGGTCGTGCTGCGAGATAACGACCTCGACCTCGCGTTCCTACGGCCGGTGGAAAAGCTGCCCCAGCCGGTGGCGGCGATTGACCTGTCGCAGTCCACGGCGCCGCGCTTGCTGGACCAGGTGGTGACCATCAACCGCTTGGGCAACGCCGCCGACTGGGCGATCGCGCCGCGCATAGATCGCATCCAGGCGCTGATTGCCAAGCCGCGCCTCACCTACGTCCCCCAGGACGCCGACAAACTCGGCGCCCCCGCTTTCTCCCTCGACGGCAAGGTCGTGGGGGTGACGGTGGTGCGCTTGTCCGCGGTCAGCGCCACCGACGACGTGGACGCGGTGGCGGTCATCATGCCCGCGGCGGACATCCTCGAGGTCGCCAAACAGGCGGGGGAGTGACGCAGAAGGCAGTTCACGGCCGGGCCCGGCGAGGACGGTAGAGCACCGACGAGCAACCGCCGATGAGGGCCGACCGTAGGGACGGTTCGCGAACCGTCCCTACGGTTTCTCCGTCCGTAATCTCCGTCAACCTCTCTGCGCTCTCCGCAGTTTCGGCGGTTGGTCCCGGTTTACAGGTCGCGGACGGAGGTGAGGTCGGCGATGTCGGCAAGGCCGGTCATCGCCTTGTTGGCGGTAGCGATGCCGGCTTCCTCGACGGCGGCGACGGGGGTGAGGCCGCCGACGACGGCGATGCCCACGCGCTCGACGCCCACCTGCACGCCGAGCAGGGGCTGTCCCGGCTTGCCCACCGCCAGCACGCCGCCGAACCCGCGCGCGGCGAAGTCCGCGAGCACCCGCTCCAGATCCGCCAGCGACACCGCCGGCACCTCGCGGAAGCTGGCCAAGAGCTTGCCCGCTCCGGTGGCCGCCGCCTGGCGGATGCTGGTGCGCTTGCTGGCGATGAAGATCTCGGCAGGGTCGAGCGTGGACTCGTGGTAGCCGACGAGGTCGGTGAAGCGGTAGGGCCGACCGTCGCGCACCTCCAGCAGCCCGCCGTAGCGGGCCTCGACCGGGATGCGGTGCCGCAGCAGGACGCCGTTCAGGGTCACGCTGCAGACGGTGGCGAAGCCGATGCTGCCCGCCGGCACCCGCAGCTCACCCAGGGCATCCCCCTCCCGCGCCACCGACACCAGGTCGCCCATGCAGTAGCCCGCCGCAAAGACCTCGCGCATGACCTCCAGGCACTCGGGAAAACGCGGGGCCGGCAAGAGGCTGGCATTGATGATGATCTGGCCGCGGCCGGTTTTCAGATCGAAGGTGGTGCGATAGGCCAGCGCGTCCACCTTGGAGATGACGAAGCCCAGCTTGTCGGAGACCATGCCGCTTTGGAGCTCGTCGAGCCCCTTGTCAGTGATGACGCGGCCGCGCTCGCCCAGGTTGCGGGTGAGCCCACGCTCGTCCATAATGCGCATGTGATAGCGCACCGCGCGCTCGCTGAGCTCGATGCCCATGCCCTTGAGCTTGTCGGCGATGATCCGCGCGCCCACCGGGGCGGGACCGTTGGCGATGACGCGCAGGATCGCCATCATCTTGCGGTCCGCGCCGGGGCGCGAAGGGGTCCGCGCCGCGGAGCCGGTTTCGCCTGTGTTCAGCACATCTTCCGTCATGATTGCGATCAGGGCGGCAAGTCTTGCCGGGTGTCTTTCGCGGGTAGTCGGTCCTCTGCCAGCGAATGCTACCCCTTCGCGTGAGGATTGTCAAGTGCCCCGATTCCGCCTCGCTCAATGCCACCAACGCGACAAGACCCGAGGTGTAGGGGGTATGACCGCTTTTCGTTGGTGGAGTTGACCGGAGAGGTGGCGCCGTGCATCCCACGTGGAGCACAGGTGCCCTCGCCTGTGTCATCTGGCGACCCGACGAAGCGGGTCGCCCACACGGCCGGGGCGGCCATGCTCCATGGGTTGATCCTCATCCCAACTTCTCGCGGTCACACCCCAGGTGTAAGATTGGCCTTGACATGGTATAACCTCCATGCTATCATGTCGGCAAGCACCTACCGTCTGCCGCATGAGCACGCGGAAGGACCAGGCCGACATCCCCACCTCGGGGGCTGGGAGGCGACATTGGCGCGATACGGATATTTCTGGGGCTGCTACGTCCAGGGGCGCATGCCCCACATCGAGAAGTCCACCCGCGCGGTGATGGCGTGCCTGGGCATCGAATGCGCCGACCTCGACGGCCTGACCTGCTGCCCCGAGAAGACCATGATCGCCAACCTGGATCATCGGGCGTGGCTGACGACGGCGGCGCGCAACCTGACGGTCGCCGAGGACGCCGGCGTGGACTTTATCACCCCTTGCCCCGGCTGCTTCGGCACCCTCAAGGGAGCGGCGGCGGAGCTCGATGGCAACCCCGCCCGCCGCGACGAGGTCAATCGTCAGCTTCAGCGCGTCGGCAGGCGCTATCGCGCCCAGGCGCGCGTGTCGCACTTTTTGGAAATCTTGCACCGCGACATCGGCCTGGCGGGGCTGCGCGCGCGCGTGACACATCCGCTCGACGGCACGCGCATCGCCGTCCATTACGGCTGCCACCTGCTCAAGCCCAGCGCCGACCTCGCCTTCGATGACCCCGACCGGCCGCGCAAGTTCGATGAGCTGGTGGAGGCGCTGGGCGCCATCTCCCTCCCCTACGAGACCAAGTTCTCGTGCTGCGGCGGCCTGTTGTCGCGCGTCGAGGACGAGGAGACGGGGCGGGCGATGGCGCGCCTCAAGTTGCGCGAGCTCACGGAGCTGGGCGCGGACGCCATCTGCCTCGCCTGCCCGTCGTGCATGATGCAGTACGACATGACGCAGTTTCTGCTCCAGCGCCGGGGCGAGGCGCTCCAGGTGCCGGTGCTCTACTACAGCGAGCTGCTGGGGCTGGCCCTGGGTCTGGAAGCGGAGGAGCTGGGGCTGTCCGCGCACCGCACCGACGTCGCGCCGTTCCTGGAGCAGTGGCGCGCTCGCCAGCGGGCGATCGAGGGGGTCAAGCGGCACTGGGACTACGGCCTCCTGCGCAAGTGCGCCGAGTGCGGGGCGTGCATGTCCGACTGCCAGGTGGCGCGCGCGGACCCCGGGTTCGACCCCAACCGCATCATCCGCGAGCTGGCCGCCGGGCATGTGGAGCAGGTGCTGCGGGACGGCGAGTTCTGGCGCTGCGTCGAGTGCTACACCTGCCGCGAGGAGTGCTTCCAGGGCTACAGCATGTTGGACATCCTGCGCGTCGCCAAGCACCTGTCGCTGGCGCAGGGACGGGCACCCGCCGGCACCGCGGAGGGGGTGGCGGCCTTTCGCCGGCAGGCGCGCCTGATCGAGGCCGGAGCGGCCTCGCGCAAGCGCCTGGGGCTGCCCCCGGTGCGCGAGTCTGGCGGCGACGAGCTGGCACACGTGCTGGGCGGCGGCGCCCAGCCCCCGCCGCCCCAGGAGGATTCGAAATGAACGGTCGCCCGACATTTGATCGCGGGGTGCGCAACATCTCCGGCTGCGGGTTGAGCGGCATGATGAGCTTGACCGGCCAACGGGTGGACGGGCGCGCCATCCGCGAGTCCATCGCCTTGCTTCACGACCGCGCCAACGGCTTGGGCGGGGGCTTCGCCGCCTACGGCATCTACCCCGAGTTCCCCGACCATTACGCCCTGCACATGATGTACTACTCGGGGGCGGCCAAGGACGCGACCGAGCGCGAGCTCGACCACGGCTTCGACGTCGCGCGTGATGAGCGCATCCCAACGCGGCTGGTGCCGACGGTCAATGACCCGCCCCTGCTGTGGCGCTATTTCGTCACCCCCCGGGGCGAAGCGGTCGCCCAGGCCCAGGCCGAATCGGAGGACGATTTCGTGCTGCGCCAGGTCATGCGCATCAACGCCGAGATCGCCGACGCCTACGTCTTTTCCAGCGGCAAGAACATGGGCGCGTTCAAGGGCGTGGGGCATGCCGAGGACCTCGCGGATTTCTACCGCATAGAGGAGTACGCGGCCTATATCTGGGTCGCCCACGGCCGCTTTCCGACCAATACGCCGGGCTGGTGGGCGGGCGCGCACCCGTTCACGCTGCTCGACTGGTCGGTGGTGCACAACGGCGAGATCTCGTCCTACGGCATCAACAAGCGCTACCTGGAGATGTTCGGCTATCGCTGCACCATGCGCACCGACACCGAGGTCATGGCCTACCTGCTCGACCTGCTGGTGCGCCGCCACGGGCTGCCGGTCGAGATCGCGTGCAAAGTCATCTCGCCGCCTTTTTGGCAGAGCATAGACCGCATGCCGCCCGCGCCCCGCAACCTCTATCGCACCCTGCGCCAGGTCTATGCCAGCGCGCTGGTCAACGGCCCCTTCGCCATCATCTTCGCCCATCGCGAGGCCATGGTGGGGGTCAACGATCGCATCAAGCTGCGTCCCATGGTGGCCGCGCGCAAGGACGATTTCCTCTACCTCGCGAGCGAGGAGGCGGCGGTGCGCGTGCTCTGCCCCCACCCCGACCTGGTGTGGTCGCCGCGGGCGGGGGAGCCGGTGATCGGTCGCCTGGGGCAGGATACGGTGGTCGGGGCGCCGGGGTCGGCGCCGCCGCAGGAGGTGGCTCATGCCTAGCCTGGATCTGGATACCCGCGAGGCGCTGGAGGGCGGCGAGGTCGAACTGACGCTCGAGC
The DNA window shown above is from Armatimonadota bacterium and carries:
- a CDS encoding 5'-nucleotidase, whose protein sequence is MLCAAQAAALAAPGGRLAVALDGSRNALAETNLGDLAADALRAAADADCALIQASALQAAALPAGPLTDDTIRSVFVFPQDTVTVLQLDAARVTGALERSLSILPLPNKGFLQVSGLRVRFDPGRAPGARVLSANLAAANAPLDRAKVYRVAVPESLAKGALGYFRVFNSAPRERSDVTLVQALGRYAGAQGKVSPRVEGRLQAVQ
- a CDS encoding PDZ domain-containing protein, which translates into the protein MLWAKGGYGAYRRLWSGAVVVLLALIGAGASAAAAAAEAAAGSASAADQLEAVQAAIAAVRPALVKIDVVAAQYADGREKKSEGTGSGIIITPEGHVVTNHHVVGNAKRIVCTLADRREIEAELVGTDPLSDIAVIKLRPDTAATFATAVFGDSSRLKPGDQVLAMGSPLAFSQSVTMGIVANRQLVMPRDDYWSRVTLEGEDVGSIICWIAHDADIYGGNSGGPLVNLEGEIVGINELRMGLGAAIPSNLAREVAAEIIARGEVTRSWLGLEVQPRLKGQSAQPGVLVSGTIPGSPADQGGMRPGDLLVRLAGDDVNVQFREELVAFNRLVYGLPVGAPAEAVIVRDGRQITLRLRTEKWERVEPQEREFKQWGLCARNLSLMAVKEMVLESRDGVLVTSVQPGGPCDAARPAVASKDVVVRVGDTPIRNLDDLEQVTRRITANAERPVATLVAFVRGPEHYLTVVKVGARRLEDPSREVRKAWLPAAFQVLTRDLAQALGIPGRTGVLVTQVYPETTAQAAGLQAGDVIVALNRERVSAAEPQDLEVLPAMVRQLPIGSTAELTVLRGGEERTIPVELVASPPLAREMKRYRDDNFEFTVRDLIFFDRAQQRWAQDQQGVVVQEVGQGGWASLGNLMSGDLIVAVDGAPVADVAAMEEAMINIARRRPEHVVAQVRRGIHYLYVEMRPAWGGSRPASE
- a CDS encoding serine protease → MSDEYRGAGRVVAWVALLAWVLLACPVQADDVAAQGRQVVDRWQGAVVTVRLVLKLTMSMAGSEGEQEESKADATGTVIDPSGLTVVSLSELDPAASYNRMMRQRGPGEPSFNVESQITDAKLRLADGTEVAAKVVLRDNDLDLAFLRPVEKLPQPVAAIDLSQSTAPRLLDQVVTINRLGNAADWAIAPRIDRIQALIAKPRLTYVPQDADKLGAPAFSLDGKVVGVTVVRLSAVSATDDVDAVAVIMPAADILEVAKQAGE
- a CDS encoding NrpR regulatory domain-containing protein — translated: MTEDVLNTGETGSAARTPSRPGADRKMMAILRVIANGPAPVGARIIADKLKGMGIELSERAVRYHMRIMDERGLTRNLGERGRVITDKGLDELQSGMVSDKLGFVISKVDALAYRTTFDLKTGRGQIIINASLLPAPRFPECLEVMREVFAAGYCMGDLVSVAREGDALGELRVPAGSIGFATVCSVTLNGVLLRHRIPVEARYGGLLEVRDGRPYRFTDLVGYHESTLDPAEIFIASKRTSIRQAAATGAGKLLASFREVPAVSLADLERVLADFAARGFGGVLAVGKPGQPLLGVQVGVERVGIAVVGGLTPVAAVEEAGIATANKAMTGLADIADLTSVRDL
- a CDS encoding heterodisulfide reductase-related iron-sulfur binding cluster — protein: MARYGYFWGCYVQGRMPHIEKSTRAVMACLGIECADLDGLTCCPEKTMIANLDHRAWLTTAARNLTVAEDAGVDFITPCPGCFGTLKGAAAELDGNPARRDEVNRQLQRVGRRYRAQARVSHFLEILHRDIGLAGLRARVTHPLDGTRIAVHYGCHLLKPSADLAFDDPDRPRKFDELVEALGAISLPYETKFSCCGGLLSRVEDEETGRAMARLKLRELTELGADAICLACPSCMMQYDMTQFLLQRRGEALQVPVLYYSELLGLALGLEAEELGLSAHRTDVAPFLEQWRARQRAIEGVKRHWDYGLLRKCAECGACMSDCQVARADPGFDPNRIIRELAAGHVEQVLRDGEFWRCVECYTCREECFQGYSMLDILRVAKHLSLAQGRAPAGTAEGVAAFRRQARLIEAGAASRKRLGLPPVRESGGDELAHVLGGGAQPPPPQEDSK
- a CDS encoding glutamine amidotransferase family protein: MNGRPTFDRGVRNISGCGLSGMMSLTGQRVDGRAIRESIALLHDRANGLGGGFAAYGIYPEFPDHYALHMMYYSGAAKDATERELDHGFDVARDERIPTRLVPTVNDPPLLWRYFVTPRGEAVAQAQAESEDDFVLRQVMRINAEIADAYVFSSGKNMGAFKGVGHAEDLADFYRIEEYAAYIWVAHGRFPTNTPGWWAGAHPFTLLDWSVVHNGEISSYGINKRYLEMFGYRCTMRTDTEVMAYLLDLLVRRHGLPVEIACKVISPPFWQSIDRMPPAPRNLYRTLRQVYASALVNGPFAIIFAHREAMVGVNDRIKLRPMVAARKDDFLYLASEEAAVRVLCPHPDLVWSPRAGEPVIGRLGQDTVVGAPGSAPPQEVAHA